In Canis lupus dingo isolate Sandy chromosome 1, ASM325472v2, whole genome shotgun sequence, a single genomic region encodes these proteins:
- the NLRP9 gene encoding NACHT, LRR and PYD domains-containing protein 9, with protein sequence MTESFFSDFGLLWYLEELKKEEFWKFKELLKQEPLQLGLKPIPWTELKKASREDLAKLLDKHYPGKQAWDVTLNLFLQINRHDLWTKAQEEIRNKPSPYRNHMKEKFRLIWEKETCLPVPNDFYKETIKHEYENLHAAYRASQAEESSPTVVLQGPEGIGKTTLLRKVMLEWAEGNLWKDRFTFIFFLNGCEMNMITETSLVELISRDLPLSSEPVEDILSQPEKILFIMDGFEELKFDLELSTPLCNDQRQRQPMQIILSSLLQRKMLPESSLLIALGTEGMRKNYCLLQHPKYITLPGFSEHERKLYFYHFFRERNKALKAFSFVRGNIPLFVFCHNPLVCWLVCTCMKWQLEKGEDLEIVSESTTSLYTSFFISVFQSRNETCPPKHSRTRLKGLCTLAAMGIWTRMFVFCHEDLRRNGISESDTLMWMGMRILQRSGEYFTFTHMCLQEFCAAMFYVLKQPKDSPNPAIGSVTQLVTAGVSQVQSPLSRMITFLFAFSTEKITNLLETSFGFLLSKELKQEITQCLKSLSQCDPNQVAVNFQELFSGLFETHEKGFVAQVMDFFEEVNIYIGNTEDLVISAFCLKHCQNLRTLHLCIENVFSDDSGSIINEKLSFWQDFCSVFTTNENFQMLDLDNCKFSEASLAILCKALAQPVCKLQKFVYNFASDFGSSPALHKAILHNPHLKHLNLHGSSLSHVDVRQLCEMLKHPTCSIEELMLGMCDITAEACEEIASVLVCNKKLKLLSLAENPLRNEGMLMLCDALKHPDCVLETLLLMCCCLTSVACDYISQALLCNKSLSFLDLESNFLKDDGVASLCEALKHPNCHIEQLWLADCSLTSLCCKNLSDVLVCNEKLKILKLGSNDIQDAGVKQLCEALKHPDCKVEHLGLDMCQLTTACCEALASALTVCKSLKSLNLHWISLDRDGAVVLCEALNHLDCALQQLGLDKSVFDKEIQMLLTAVEEKNPHLTISHLLWINKEYRIRGVLT encoded by the exons ATGACTGAATCCTTTTTTTCGGACTTTGGCTTGTTGTGGTACCTGGAGGAGctcaaaaaggaagaattctGGAAATTTAAGGAGCTCCTCAAACAAGAACCTCTGCAACTTGGCCTCAAGCCAATCCCATGGACTGAGTTAAAGAAAGCTTCCAGAGAAGATCTAGCAAAGTTGTTGGACAAGCATTACCCAGGAAAGCAGGCATGGGATGTGACACTGAACCTATTTCTACAGATCAATCGGCATGACCTCTGGACAAAGGCTCAGGAGGAGATCAGAA ATAAACCAAGCCCATACAGAAATCACATGAAGGAAAAGTTCCGTCTCATATGGGAAAAGGAAACCTGCCTTCCGGTTCCCAATGACTTCTACAAAGAAACCATAAAACATGAGTATGAAAACCTGCATGCTGCatacagagccagccaggcagaaGAGTCCTCACCCACTGTGGTCTTGCAAGGTCCAGAAGGAATCGGAAAAACAACACTTTTGAGGAAAGTAATGCTGGAATGGGCAGAAGGGAACCTATGGAAGGACAGGTTCACATTTATCTTCTTTCTCAATGGCTGTGAAATGAACATGATTACAGAGACCAGCTTGGTGGAGCTCATCTCCAGGGACCTGCCTCTGTCTTCAGAGCCAGTCGAGGACATCTTGTCTCAGCCAGAGAAGATCCTGTTCATCATGGATGGCTTTGAGGAACTGAAGTTTGACTTAGAGCTTTCGACTCCCTTGTGCAATGACCAGAGGCAGCGACAGCCAATGCAGATTATCCTGAGCAGTTTGCTGCAGAGAAAAATGCTTCCAGAGTCTTCTTTGCTTATCGCATTGGGAACAGAGGGCATGAGAAAAAATTACTGCTTATTGCAGCATCCAAAATACATAACCCTCCCAGGATTCTCTGAACATGAAAGGAAACTGTATTTCTACCATTTCTTCCGTGAGAGGAATAAAGCTCTGAAAGCCTTCAGTTTTGTGAGGGGCAATATCCCATTGTTTGTCTTCTGTCATAACCCCCTTGTTTGCTGGCTGGTCTGTACTTGTATGAAATGGCagctggagaaaggagaagatCTTGAGATTGTGTCTGAAAGCACCACTTCTTTGTATACATCCTTTTTTATTAGTGTATTCCAATCAAGAAATGAGACATGTCCACCTAAGCACAGCAGAACCCGACTGAAAGGCCTATGTACCTTGGCTGCAATGGGAATATGGACTCGTATGTTTGTGTTTTGCCATGAAGACCTCAGGAGGAATGGTATATCTGAGTCTGATACCTTGATGTGGATGGGCATGAGAATCCTTCAAAGGAGTGGTGAATACTTTACCTTCACACATATGTGCCTCCAGGAGTTTTGTGCTGCCATGTTCTATGTGCTCAAACAGCCCAAGGACAGTCCTAACCCTGCCATTGGAAGTGTGACCCAGCTTGTAACAGCAGGTGTAAGTCAGGTCCAGAGCCCATTGTCTCGGATGATAACATTCTTGTTTGCGTTTTCAACTGAAAAAATAACCAACCTGTTGGAGACAtcctttggttttctcttgtCCAAAGAGCTAAAGCAGGAAATAACCCAATGCCTTAAAAGTTTAAGTCAGTGTGACCCCAATCAGGTGGCGGTGAATTTCCAGGAATTGTTCAGTGGTTTGTTTGAGACCCATGAAAAAGGATTTGTAGCACAAGTGATGGATTTCTTTGAGgaagttaatatttatataggTAACACAGAAGACTTGGTGATATCTGCATTCTGCCTAAAACACTGCCAAAATTTGCGGACACTTCACCTGTGTatagaaaatgtcttttcagatgACTCTGGATCCATCATAAA TGAGAAGCTTTCCTTTTGGCAAGACTTTTGCTCTGTGTTCACCACCAATGAGAACTTCCAGATGTTAGATTTGGACAACTGTAAGTTCAGTGAGGCCTCCCTGGCGATTCTCTGTAAAGCTCTGGCTCAGCCCGTTTGTAAACTCCAAAAGTTTGT GTATAATTTTGCTTCTGACTTTGGAAGTAGCCCAGCCTTGCATAAGGCCATTCTTCATAACCCTCATCTAAAACACCTGAACCTGCATGGCTCTAGTCTCTCCCACGTGGATGTCAGACAGCTGTGTGAGATGCTGAAGCACCCTACATGCAGCATAGAAGAGCTGAT GTTGGGAATGTGTGACATCACAGCAGAAGCTTGTGAAGAAATTGCCTCTGTCCTTGTCTGCAACAAGAAGCTGAAGCTTCTCTCTCTGGCAGAAAACCCCCTGAGGAACGAAGGCATGCTGATGCTGTGTGACGCCCTGAAGCACCCAGACTGTGTGCTGGAGACATTGCT GCTGATGTGCTGCTGCCTCACCTCTGTGGCCTGTGACTACATCTCCCAAGCCCTTTTGTGCAACAAATCCCTGTCCTTTCTTGATCTGGAGTCAAATTTCCTGAAAGATGATGGAGTGGCATCTCTTTGTGAGGCACTGAAGCACCCAAATTGCCACATCGAGCAGTTGTG GTTGGCAGATTGTTCCCTCACTTCTCTTTGTTGTAAGAACCTCTCTGATGTTCTTGTTTGCAATGAAAAACTAAAGATCTTGAAACTAGGGAGCAATGACATACAAGATGCTGGTGTCAAGCAGTTATGTGAAGCTCTGAAGCATCCAGACTGTAAAGTAGAGCATCTTGG GCTGGATATGTGTCAGCTCACTACTGCCTGTTGTGAGGCGCTGGCCTCGGCTCTCACTGTCTGCAAGTCACTGAAGAGCTTGAATTTGCACTGGATTAGTTTGGACCGTGATGGGGCGGTGGTGCTGTGCGAAGCCCTGAACCACCTGGACTGTGCCCTGCAGCAGCTTGG gttGGACAAATCTGTTTTTGATAAGGAGATTCAGATGCTGCTCACAGCTGTGGAAGAGAAAAACCCCCACCTGACCATTTCCCATCTACTCTGGATCAACAAAGAGTACAGGATCAGGGGTGTGCTTACCTGA